One region of Arthrobacter sp. StoSoilB22 genomic DNA includes:
- a CDS encoding DUF4193 domain-containing protein, with amino-acid sequence MATDYDAPRKTEEESPAESLEALQASRGNTAQTAVIDVEENDTAEGIDLPGADLSGEELTVIVVPEQSDEFTCGSCFLVRHRSQIALEKNGLKFCKDCEG; translated from the coding sequence ATGGCTACTGATTACGATGCCCCGCGCAAGACAGAAGAAGAGTCTCCCGCCGAGTCGCTTGAGGCCCTTCAGGCATCCCGAGGAAACACTGCGCAGACTGCGGTCATCGACGTCGAGGAAAACGATACCGCCGAAGGAATCGACCTGCCCGGAGCAGATCTTTCCGGTGAAGAACTGACAGTTATTGTGGTCCCGGAGCAGTCCGACGAATTCACGTGCGGCTCCTGTTTCCTGGTCCGTCACAGGTCCCAGATTGCATTGGAAAAGAACGGTCTTAAGTTCTGTAAGGACTGCGAAGGCTAA
- a CDS encoding APC family permease: MSQTIRRSGSEAAKSHDISGKGLKTGQLGLLAVVVLGISTIAPAYTLTGALGPTVNEVGLQLPVIFLIGFIPMILVSLAYRELNADSPDSGTTFTWVTKAFGPWVGWMGGWGLLAANIIVLSNLAGVAVDFFYLFLAQATGSPELADLASNKLLNVATCFVFVALAVWISYRGLHTTKIVQYGLVGFQLLVLGLFVAMAFANWSTSETAVPFSWDWFDVTKIETFGQIAAGISLSIFVYWGWDVCLTVNEETANGKKTAGLAGTLTAVIVLGIYLLVTIATMMFAGVGDTGIGLNNEENHANVFTALASPVMGPFAILMSLAVLSSSAASLQSTFTSPSRSLLAMAHYGALPERFSHMSKKFSTPGFATIAAGVLSAGFYAVMHVISENVLNDTILALGLMICFYYGLTAIACVWYFRNSVFSSARNFFLRLVCPLLGGVGLFVVFLQTAVDSWAPEFGSGSEIFGVGLVFVLGIGILALGVVVMLIMSRVRPGFFRGETIRKDTPALVVPE; encoded by the coding sequence ATGAGCCAGACAATCCGACGCAGCGGCAGTGAAGCCGCGAAGTCGCATGACATCAGCGGCAAGGGACTGAAGACGGGGCAGTTGGGGCTCCTCGCCGTCGTCGTTCTTGGCATCTCCACCATCGCCCCGGCGTACACCCTCACCGGTGCGCTTGGCCCAACTGTCAACGAAGTCGGGCTGCAATTGCCTGTCATCTTCCTGATCGGGTTCATCCCGATGATCCTGGTGTCCTTGGCGTACCGGGAACTCAATGCAGACTCCCCCGACAGCGGCACCACCTTCACATGGGTAACCAAAGCGTTCGGACCGTGGGTTGGCTGGATGGGCGGCTGGGGTTTGCTGGCCGCCAACATCATTGTTCTGTCCAACCTGGCGGGCGTGGCCGTGGACTTTTTCTACCTGTTCCTCGCACAGGCCACGGGTTCACCCGAGCTCGCAGACCTCGCTTCGAACAAGCTGCTCAACGTTGCCACGTGCTTCGTTTTCGTGGCACTTGCTGTCTGGATCAGCTACCGCGGCCTCCACACCACCAAGATTGTCCAGTACGGCCTGGTGGGATTCCAGCTGCTGGTCCTTGGCCTGTTCGTCGCCATGGCGTTCGCTAACTGGTCCACCTCCGAAACTGCTGTGCCCTTCAGCTGGGACTGGTTCGACGTCACCAAGATCGAGACGTTCGGCCAGATCGCAGCCGGTATCTCATTGTCGATCTTCGTCTACTGGGGCTGGGATGTATGCCTGACCGTCAACGAGGAAACGGCCAACGGTAAGAAGACCGCGGGCCTGGCAGGCACGCTGACAGCGGTGATCGTCCTGGGCATCTACCTCCTGGTCACCATTGCCACCATGATGTTCGCAGGCGTCGGCGATACCGGGATCGGCCTGAACAACGAGGAAAACCACGCCAACGTCTTCACCGCACTCGCATCACCGGTCATGGGTCCGTTCGCCATCCTCATGTCCCTCGCTGTGCTCTCCAGCTCAGCGGCGTCCCTGCAGTCCACGTTCACCTCGCCTTCACGCAGCCTGTTGGCCATGGCGCATTACGGCGCCCTGCCGGAGCGCTTCAGTCACATGAGCAAGAAGTTCTCGACGCCGGGCTTCGCCACCATAGCGGCTGGCGTCCTGTCTGCGGGCTTCTACGCGGTGATGCACGTGATCAGTGAAAACGTCCTGAACGACACCATTCTGGCCCTTGGCCTGATGATCTGCTTCTACTACGGACTCACGGCCATCGCCTGTGTCTGGTACTTCCGCAACAGCGTGTTCTCCAGCGCCAGGAATTTCTTCCTGCGACTCGTCTGCCCGCTGCTGGGTGGCGTCGGCCTGTTCGTCGTGTTCCTGCAGACTGCCGTGGACAGCTGGGCTCCCGAGTTCGGCAGTGGCTCGGAGATCTTCGGGGTGGGGCTCGTATTCGTCCTGGGCATCGGCATCCTGGCTTTGGGCGTAGTGGTCATGTTGATCATGTCCCGTGTTCGGCCCGGGTTCTTCCGTGGCGAGACCATCCGAAAGGACACGCCGGCTCTGGTGGTGCCGGAGTAG
- a CDS encoding HNH endonuclease signature motif containing protein, with product MEQIRATQTPSHDDELGRAWEALPGHSYSALPAAGLLPGYSSPRVSDLIALLGSVPLAGSSGELIDQLRGLEELKSAITGLQARAAVAFDHAQRAEQAAAGVPASEQGQGVGAQVALARRESPNKGSRLLGLARALVTEMPRTLAALESGQLNEWRAMLLVKETACLSVEDRCAVDEELAPDTGTFEGKGDRAIIAAVKAAAYRRDPRSVAQRASHAATERTVSLRPAPDTMTYLTALLPVAQGVAAYAALTREADTARAGGDSRSRGQVMADTLVERVTGTPGGAAGINLDLVMTDRTLFQADSEPARLKGYGIVPAQWARKLLREPQGSKRQGGEHQADKASGLATGQEDEASGLATGREGSPVPDRDFTVWLRRLYTAPGTGELLNMDSTARLFPPRLRRFIEARDDTCRTPYCDAPIRHIDHVLPWRSGGTTTPNNGAGLCEACNHTKENTGWNSKIVTGDKQGGHTLQISTPTGHAYVSKAPPLPGHVRAQPLQSAPPVAMSNECAVDVARSSSGQQSEPLPAEGAECGSSGQLKPRMAGI from the coding sequence ATGGAGCAGATCCGGGCCACGCAGACGCCGTCACACGATGATGAGCTCGGGCGCGCCTGGGAAGCTCTACCCGGGCACTCCTACTCCGCACTCCCTGCCGCGGGGCTTCTGCCAGGCTATTCATCGCCCCGGGTGTCTGACCTCATTGCGCTCCTTGGCTCTGTTCCGCTTGCCGGCTCCAGTGGCGAGCTGATTGATCAGCTCCGGGGGTTGGAGGAGCTGAAGTCCGCCATCACCGGCCTGCAGGCGCGGGCTGCTGTGGCCTTTGATCATGCGCAGCGGGCCGAGCAGGCCGCTGCTGGTGTTCCTGCGTCCGAGCAGGGTCAGGGTGTCGGGGCGCAGGTGGCGTTGGCTCGGAGGGAGTCTCCCAATAAGGGTTCTCGGTTGTTGGGCTTGGCGAGGGCGTTGGTGACGGAGATGCCCCGCACCCTGGCCGCCCTGGAATCGGGCCAGCTCAATGAGTGGCGGGCCATGCTGCTGGTGAAGGAAACAGCGTGCCTGTCCGTGGAGGACCGGTGCGCGGTGGATGAGGAACTCGCCCCGGACACCGGGACCTTCGAAGGCAAGGGCGACCGGGCAATCATCGCCGCGGTCAAGGCTGCCGCGTATCGTCGTGATCCCCGTTCGGTGGCCCAACGCGCCAGTCACGCAGCCACCGAGCGGACAGTGAGCCTGCGACCCGCCCCGGACACCATGACCTACCTGACCGCCCTCCTGCCAGTCGCCCAAGGCGTCGCGGCGTATGCGGCCCTGACCCGTGAGGCTGATACTGCCCGGGCCGGCGGTGACTCCCGTTCCCGCGGCCAGGTCATGGCTGACACCCTGGTCGAACGCGTTACCGGAACCCCGGGCGGGGCCGCGGGCATCAACCTCGATCTCGTGATGACGGACCGGACCCTGTTTCAGGCAGACAGCGAACCGGCCCGGCTCAAAGGCTATGGAATCGTCCCGGCCCAGTGGGCACGGAAACTACTTCGTGAACCTCAGGGTAGTAAACGTCAGGGTGGTGAACATCAGGCAGACAAGGCCAGTGGTTTGGCGACCGGCCAGGAAGACGAAGCAAGTGGTTTGGCGACCGGCCGGGAAGGCTCACCAGTTCCGGACCGCGACTTCACCGTGTGGCTGCGGCGGCTCTACACCGCACCCGGAACGGGCGAACTCCTGAACATGGACTCCACAGCCCGACTCTTCCCACCCCGTCTCCGACGATTCATCGAAGCCCGGGACGACACCTGCCGCACCCCCTACTGCGACGCGCCCATCCGGCACATCGACCATGTGCTCCCCTGGCGCTCCGGCGGAACCACCACACCTAACAACGGCGCAGGACTCTGCGAAGCCTGCAATCACACCAAAGAAAACACCGGCTGGAACAGCAAAATCGTGACCGGGGACAAACAAGGCGGCCACACGCTCCAAATCAGCACACCCACAGGCCACGCCTATGTATCCAAGGCGCCTCCACTGCCGGGGCATGTCCGCGCCCAGCCGTTACAATCCGCGCCACCTGTAGCAATGTCGAATGAGTGTGCTGTGGATGTGGCTCGCTCGTCGTCGGGTCAGCAGTCGGAACCTTTGCCTGCTGAAGGCGCGGAATGTGGATCCAGCGGCCAGCTGAAACCGCGCATGGCGGGAATCTAA
- the map gene encoding type I methionyl aminopeptidase — protein sequence MIEILSHSELGRAKEAGALVANILHTLKGRATVGTNLLDIDRWAKSMILEAGAVSCYVDYAPSFGRGPFGHYICTGVNDAVLHGLPTDYKLAEGDLLTLDLAVLKDGIAADSAISFIVGESRPAESVAMIEATERALLAGIEAARPGARIGDLSYAIGSVLSEAGYPVNTEFGGHGIGSTMHQEPHVPNMGRPGRGYKLRPGLLLALEPWVMANTSQLVTDADGWTLRSATGCRTAHSEHTIAITEDGAEILTVPTVAA from the coding sequence ATGATCGAGATCCTGAGCCACTCAGAACTAGGCCGGGCCAAGGAAGCCGGCGCCCTGGTCGCCAACATTTTGCACACGCTGAAGGGCCGCGCAACGGTGGGAACGAATCTCCTGGACATCGACAGGTGGGCCAAGAGCATGATCCTCGAGGCCGGGGCCGTCTCCTGCTATGTGGACTACGCCCCATCCTTCGGTCGCGGACCATTCGGGCACTACATCTGCACCGGCGTCAATGATGCCGTCCTGCACGGGTTACCCACGGATTACAAGCTGGCCGAGGGCGACCTCCTGACCCTGGATCTGGCCGTTTTGAAGGACGGAATCGCAGCCGACTCTGCCATCAGCTTCATCGTTGGCGAGTCCAGGCCGGCTGAGAGTGTGGCCATGATCGAAGCAACCGAACGTGCCTTGCTCGCAGGCATTGAGGCCGCCCGGCCGGGCGCTCGAATCGGCGACCTCTCCTATGCCATCGGCTCAGTCCTCAGCGAAGCCGGATACCCCGTCAACACCGAGTTCGGAGGCCACGGCATCGGCTCAACCATGCACCAGGAGCCGCACGTTCCGAACATGGGCCGCCCCGGCCGAGGGTACAAGCTACGGCCAGGACTCCTACTGGCCTTGGAGCCCTGGGTGATGGCCAACACCTCCCAACTGGTCACCGACGCCGATGGCTGGACGCTCCGCAGTGCGACCGGTTGCCGCACTGCCCACAGCGAGCACACCATCGCCATCACCGAAGACGGCGCCGAGATTCTAACCGTGCCCACCGTGGCTGCTTAG
- a CDS encoding helix-turn-helix transcriptional regulator, which produces MVRLPLTPAEAERGQRLGALLRRARGERSMLETALDARVSPETLRKIESGRVATPAFPTVAAIAEVLGLSLDEVWAEINQPERAIEPDSRRRSAREWLAS; this is translated from the coding sequence ATGGTCAGGTTGCCGCTTACACCCGCAGAGGCCGAGCGCGGACAACGCCTCGGAGCTCTCTTGCGTCGAGCGCGGGGTGAACGCTCCATGCTGGAAACGGCTCTGGATGCTCGAGTGTCGCCCGAAACGCTTCGAAAGATCGAATCAGGGCGGGTTGCGACGCCCGCGTTCCCCACTGTTGCTGCGATCGCCGAGGTTCTGGGACTATCCCTCGATGAGGTCTGGGCGGAGATCAATCAGCCGGAGCGTGCCATTGAGCCGGACAGCCGACGTCGGAGCGCCCGCGAATGGTTGGCTTCGTAG
- a CDS encoding XRE family transcriptional regulator, with protein MATDFSTMLDAVGPRLRAMRTQRNVTLTEASEVTGISVSTLSRLESGQRKPTLEFLLPIARLYQVPLEELIDAPETGDPRIHLKPHVHEWGTAVPLTRRPGGIQAFKMVLRGGTGKETPTPQSHEGYDWVYILNGKLRLVLGENDFVLKPGEVAEFDTRTPHWFASATKEPVELLTLFGQQGERLHVRARPKR; from the coding sequence ATGGCTACCGATTTCAGCACCATGCTCGACGCCGTCGGCCCTCGCCTGCGCGCCATGAGGACCCAACGCAACGTGACCCTTACTGAAGCTTCGGAAGTAACAGGCATCTCCGTGAGCACGCTCTCCCGGCTGGAGTCAGGTCAACGCAAACCGACCTTGGAGTTTCTTCTCCCCATTGCGCGGCTGTATCAGGTCCCCTTGGAAGAGCTTATTGATGCCCCCGAAACGGGCGATCCCCGCATTCATCTCAAGCCGCACGTTCACGAGTGGGGAACGGCCGTTCCCCTCACGCGACGTCCTGGCGGCATCCAGGCCTTCAAGATGGTCCTCAGGGGTGGCACGGGCAAGGAGACTCCCACACCGCAATCACATGAGGGCTACGACTGGGTGTATATCCTCAACGGCAAGCTCAGATTGGTCCTAGGCGAGAACGACTTTGTCCTGAAACCGGGCGAGGTGGCGGAATTTGATACCCGCACACCACACTGGTTTGCCAGCGCCACCAAAGAGCCGGTGGAGCTTCTCACTCTCTTCGGGCAGCAGGGCGAACGGCTCCACGTCCGGGCACGACCCAAGCGCTGA
- a CDS encoding NAD(P)/FAD-dependent oxidoreductase, which translates to MGTEIENFGTVDEYDVVVVGGGAAGLSAALTLGRALRSVLVIDAGEPRNAPAAGVHGFLSRDGINPKELLELGRAEAIQYGVDIVSGIVVGARSTAGPANGSEPTFEVDLADGRTVRARRLLVTTGLVDILPDVQGLRGRWGKDVLHCPYCHGWEVRNKAIGILGSGPMALHQALLFRQWSSNITLFLNDVVEPTEEQWEQLAARSITVVDGKVQALQVTDDALAGVILASGTTIPVEAVVTAPRLEARSAVLESLGVPTVEHPMGVGSHVEVNPMGGATSVPGVYAAGNVTDLMGQVMASAAAGVMSGAAINADLIMEETNRAVEDARKSAVSR; encoded by the coding sequence GTGGGTACGGAAATCGAGAACTTCGGAACGGTGGACGAGTATGACGTCGTAGTGGTGGGAGGTGGCGCGGCTGGCTTGAGTGCCGCGCTGACCCTCGGCAGGGCCTTACGGTCCGTCCTCGTCATCGACGCCGGCGAGCCGCGAAATGCTCCCGCGGCCGGGGTGCACGGATTCCTGTCGCGGGACGGAATCAATCCCAAGGAACTGCTGGAACTCGGACGCGCGGAGGCGATCCAGTACGGAGTGGACATCGTGTCCGGCATCGTAGTCGGGGCACGCTCGACGGCCGGCCCTGCGAACGGATCCGAACCCACCTTCGAGGTGGATCTGGCAGACGGACGAACGGTGAGAGCCCGCCGTTTGCTGGTCACCACCGGACTGGTGGACATACTCCCGGACGTGCAAGGCCTTCGTGGGCGGTGGGGCAAAGATGTCCTGCACTGCCCCTATTGCCACGGCTGGGAAGTCCGGAACAAAGCGATCGGGATCCTGGGGTCAGGGCCGATGGCATTGCACCAGGCGTTGCTGTTCCGCCAATGGAGTTCCAACATCACCTTGTTCCTCAATGACGTGGTGGAGCCGACGGAAGAACAATGGGAGCAGTTGGCTGCCCGTTCCATCACCGTAGTGGACGGCAAAGTCCAGGCCCTCCAAGTAACTGACGACGCTTTGGCGGGTGTCATCCTGGCATCGGGAACCACCATCCCAGTGGAAGCTGTAGTCACCGCCCCACGGTTGGAGGCCAGGTCTGCCGTGCTGGAATCCTTGGGCGTCCCCACGGTGGAGCACCCCATGGGGGTGGGAAGCCACGTAGAGGTCAATCCAATGGGTGGTGCCACGTCAGTGCCGGGTGTCTACGCTGCAGGAAACGTCACCGACCTCATGGGCCAGGTGATGGCCTCCGCAGCCGCAGGTGTCATGTCAGGAGCCGCAATCAACGCAGATCTCATAATGGAGGAGACCAATCGGGCTGTTGAGGATGCGCGCAAGTCGGCTGTATCCCGCTGA
- a CDS encoding amidohydrolase, whose protein sequence is MTIDLEELYKDLHANPELSFQETRTAGIAAGHLEDLGFTVHRNIGKTGVVGVLDNGPGPVVMLRADMDALPVKETTGLDYASTAMGVDHEGKDMPVMHACGHDVHVSCLVGAAEVLAGRRDEWQGTLIALFQPAEEWGGGAATMVADGLYNVVPKPDIVLGQHVAPFPAGWFGIRPGVTMASADSLNITLHGRGGHGSRPETTVDPVLMAAATTVRLQGIVSRELAASDSAVVTVGQIHSGTKNNIIPETATLGLSVRTFSDATRNKILGSIERIAKSESTASGAPKDPEIKFEEHFPLTVNDQAATDRVSAAFKAKFGEAQIMDPGPVSGSEDVGALAKAAGAPLVFWFLGGAEPALFKEFATTGRLPEDIPSNHSPYFAPVIEPTLARGTEALVTAAREFLTSTS, encoded by the coding sequence ATGACCATTGACCTCGAAGAGCTTTACAAAGACCTGCACGCCAACCCCGAACTGTCCTTTCAGGAGACCCGAACAGCCGGGATCGCTGCGGGACATCTTGAAGATCTTGGCTTCACCGTTCATCGCAATATCGGAAAGACCGGCGTTGTTGGTGTTCTGGACAATGGGCCCGGGCCGGTGGTGATGCTCCGGGCTGACATGGATGCGTTGCCGGTCAAGGAAACAACGGGTTTGGACTACGCAAGCACTGCGATGGGTGTTGATCATGAGGGCAAAGACATGCCTGTCATGCACGCCTGCGGCCATGACGTGCATGTGAGCTGCCTAGTAGGCGCGGCGGAGGTTCTGGCGGGCCGGCGTGATGAGTGGCAGGGCACCCTGATCGCCCTCTTCCAGCCGGCCGAGGAATGGGGCGGCGGGGCAGCAACCATGGTTGCCGACGGGCTGTATAACGTGGTGCCGAAACCAGATATCGTCTTGGGCCAACATGTTGCCCCGTTCCCCGCCGGCTGGTTCGGCATCCGGCCCGGCGTCACCATGGCGTCCGCCGATTCCCTCAACATCACCCTGCACGGACGAGGTGGCCACGGATCGCGTCCGGAGACCACTGTTGACCCGGTGCTGATGGCAGCTGCAACCACCGTGCGGTTGCAGGGCATTGTGTCGCGTGAGCTCGCCGCCAGTGACTCCGCGGTGGTGACTGTTGGGCAGATTCATTCAGGAACCAAGAACAACATCATCCCCGAAACAGCAACTCTAGGCCTGAGCGTCCGCACCTTTAGCGATGCCACCAGGAACAAGATCCTCGGTTCCATTGAGCGCATTGCCAAGAGTGAATCCACAGCTTCAGGCGCGCCCAAGGACCCTGAGATCAAGTTTGAAGAGCATTTCCCGCTGACCGTCAACGACCAAGCTGCGACCGACAGGGTGTCCGCTGCCTTCAAAGCAAAGTTCGGCGAGGCACAGATCATGGACCCTGGCCCGGTGTCCGGAAGCGAAGACGTTGGAGCCCTGGCGAAGGCCGCCGGAGCTCCACTGGTTTTCTGGTTCCTGGGTGGCGCCGAACCTGCCCTGTTCAAGGAGTTCGCCACAACAGGTCGGCTTCCGGAGGACATTCCCTCTAATCACTCGCCGTACTTTGCTCCCGTCATTGAGCCGACGCTGGCTCGCGGAACCGAAGCGCTGGTGACGGCTGCCCGGGAATTCCTGACGTCTACATCGTAG
- a CDS encoding cyclodeaminase/cyclohydrolase family protein, with amino-acid sequence MNHSESVTTQLSTVEEWTKALAESSGSPGGGAGTGVMLSIAASLTSMVAGYTEPEKSQHQQLDGIHSRALKLRQTALQLADDDASASNAFGAAFRLDPGPEREKAIHQASVDAAKASAVLGERAIDATEDLGWLAANGNPALIADVVVGFGALRAAIAGARTNVSFDLASLTSAGATLQEVREQHPDLWNTVSQLSEALDRIDQLTAGVDKKAAPTEAL; translated from the coding sequence ATGAACCATTCCGAATCAGTCACCACACAGCTGTCCACTGTTGAGGAGTGGACCAAGGCGCTGGCAGAATCCAGCGGGTCCCCGGGAGGCGGTGCTGGAACCGGGGTGATGCTCTCCATCGCGGCGTCGTTGACGTCCATGGTGGCCGGATATACCGAGCCGGAAAAGTCGCAGCACCAACAGCTCGACGGCATTCACTCCCGTGCCCTCAAACTCCGGCAAACTGCCCTGCAACTAGCCGATGACGACGCTTCCGCTTCCAATGCCTTCGGCGCCGCTTTCCGCCTGGATCCCGGACCTGAACGCGAGAAGGCCATCCATCAAGCCTCCGTCGATGCCGCTAAGGCATCAGCGGTGCTCGGGGAGCGGGCCATTGATGCCACTGAAGACCTCGGGTGGCTCGCCGCCAACGGAAATCCTGCGCTGATCGCCGACGTCGTAGTGGGTTTCGGGGCACTCCGGGCAGCCATAGCCGGGGCCCGAACCAACGTAAGCTTCGACCTCGCATCCCTGACCTCCGCCGGCGCCACGCTGCAGGAAGTCAGGGAACAACACCCGGACTTGTGGAACACCGTCAGCCAGCTCAGCGAAGCCCTCGACAGAATCGACCAACTGACTGCCGGCGTCGACAAGAAAGCGGCGCCGACCGAAGCCTTGTGA
- a CDS encoding MFS transporter — MFSPSSTQAPRSAHPVKGQAAPWRDWTALALLMFPVLLVAVDNTALTFALPEIARSLNVGGVQLLWIVDAYPLVLAALLVSMGNLGDRIGRRRLLLIGSTGFAAVSAATAFAPSAEWLIAGRAGLGVFGAMLMPSTLSLIRNIFTDPNRRRLAIAVWAAGFSGGAALGPIFGGWLVEHFWWGAVFLVAAFLLLPLLAFGRVLIPESKDSNPGRVDVRSIVLSVVTMAPFVYGIKEFAVHGFGASAAAFMGFGVVMGILFVRRQQRIENPMLDVALFKNKVFSTAIVANVLSLFSMTGFIYFFAQHLQLVEGQSPMEAGIAMIPALLATVIAGLLVVPLVKRVRPGFVVAAGLTLSAVGYLIVVVGDHGSGPVFLLSALTVLAVGVGAAETISNDLILASVPADKSGAASAISETGYELGSLLGTAVLGSILTASYQHNLIMPDGISEQAAGNSGETLAGAVDAAGALPAPLSEALTHAARTAFESGVHITAAIGLVLMAGAAVLAAVVLRRVPKAQ, encoded by the coding sequence ATGTTCTCGCCGTCCTCAACCCAAGCACCCCGTTCCGCTCACCCCGTCAAGGGCCAAGCGGCACCGTGGCGCGACTGGACGGCCTTGGCACTCCTGATGTTTCCGGTGCTGCTGGTGGCCGTCGACAACACCGCGCTCACCTTTGCCTTGCCGGAGATTGCCCGCTCCCTGAATGTCGGAGGCGTGCAGTTGCTGTGGATTGTTGATGCGTACCCGCTGGTCCTCGCAGCACTGCTCGTCTCCATGGGCAACTTGGGCGACAGGATCGGACGACGGCGGCTGCTGCTGATCGGCAGCACGGGCTTCGCGGCGGTGTCGGCTGCTACAGCATTCGCGCCGTCCGCTGAATGGCTGATCGCCGGGCGCGCCGGTCTTGGTGTCTTCGGCGCCATGTTGATGCCGTCCACGTTGTCCTTGATCCGGAACATCTTCACCGACCCCAACCGTCGCCGCTTGGCGATCGCTGTCTGGGCAGCCGGGTTCTCCGGTGGCGCCGCCCTTGGCCCGATCTTTGGCGGCTGGCTGGTGGAGCACTTCTGGTGGGGCGCCGTCTTCCTGGTTGCAGCATTCCTACTCCTCCCCCTGCTGGCTTTCGGCCGGGTCCTGATTCCGGAGTCCAAGGACTCCAACCCGGGACGTGTGGATGTGCGCAGCATCGTTCTGTCCGTCGTCACCATGGCGCCGTTCGTATACGGGATCAAAGAATTCGCGGTTCATGGTTTCGGAGCCTCCGCAGCAGCCTTCATGGGCTTCGGCGTGGTGATGGGCATCCTGTTCGTGCGTCGCCAGCAGCGGATCGAGAACCCCATGTTGGATGTTGCCTTGTTCAAGAACAAGGTGTTCAGCACGGCCATCGTGGCGAACGTGCTGTCCCTGTTCTCCATGACGGGCTTCATCTACTTCTTCGCCCAGCACCTGCAACTTGTTGAGGGCCAGTCCCCTATGGAGGCCGGTATCGCCATGATTCCCGCCCTCCTGGCCACGGTCATCGCCGGACTACTGGTGGTGCCATTGGTCAAGCGCGTGCGGCCAGGGTTCGTTGTGGCCGCAGGCCTGACGCTCAGCGCTGTGGGTTATCTGATCGTCGTAGTGGGCGATCACGGCAGCGGCCCCGTGTTCCTGTTGTCGGCGCTCACCGTGTTGGCCGTGGGGGTTGGCGCGGCGGAGACGATCTCCAATGACCTCATCCTGGCATCGGTGCCGGCCGACAAATCCGGCGCAGCCTCGGCCATCTCCGAGACCGGCTACGAGCTGGGGTCGCTCCTGGGAACGGCAGTACTTGGCTCCATCCTCACGGCGTCCTACCAGCACAACCTGATCATGCCGGACGGCATCTCCGAGCAGGCCGCCGGGAATTCCGGTGAAACCCTCGCCGGTGCTGTTGATGCGGCGGGCGCTCTTCCGGCTCCATTGTCGGAGGCGCTCACACATGCCGCCCGGACAGCTTTCGAGTCCGGCGTCCACATCACTGCGGCGATTGGGCTGGTACTGATGGCCGGCGCGGCAGTGCTCGCCGCCGTCGTGCTCCGGCGTGTGCCGAAGGCGCAGTAA
- a CDS encoding TetR/AcrR family transcriptional regulator codes for MPRKPIARDAVLDAFEALLIEVGERAATLDAVAKRAGVSKGGLLYHFPNKEALITALLERLDLLADEDTELMKAAPDGSAAYFIRSSLWADTPMDRAFVAATRLAEVAHEETRRRFAAIQQRWLDVLAEDVGPEVAKAVSYMGDGLYFNAIFEGGQEGGNAGREADVEILLGVLERLRK; via the coding sequence ATGCCACGAAAACCAATTGCCCGGGACGCCGTCCTGGATGCCTTTGAAGCCCTCCTCATAGAAGTAGGGGAGCGGGCTGCCACACTAGACGCCGTCGCCAAGCGCGCAGGGGTGTCCAAAGGCGGACTGCTCTACCACTTCCCCAACAAGGAAGCGCTGATTACGGCCCTTTTGGAGCGCCTGGACCTGCTGGCCGATGAAGATACTGAACTCATGAAGGCGGCGCCGGATGGTTCAGCGGCATACTTCATCAGGTCCTCTCTCTGGGCAGATACGCCCATGGACCGGGCATTCGTCGCCGCTACCAGGCTGGCTGAGGTGGCTCACGAGGAAACCCGCCGCAGGTTTGCCGCAATTCAACAGCGGTGGCTTGACGTGCTGGCAGAAGACGTCGGACCCGAGGTTGCCAAGGCTGTCAGCTATATGGGCGACGGACTCTATTTCAACGCGATCTTTGAAGGCGGCCAGGAGGGCGGCAATGCCGGGCGGGAGGCCGACGTCGAAATCCTTCTGGGGGTCCTTGAACGCCTGCGGAAGTAG